Proteins from one Litoribrevibacter albus genomic window:
- a CDS encoding TetR/AcrR family transcriptional regulator encodes MKTRDRILVTSLELFNEFGEPNVTTIHIADEMDISPGNLYYHFRNKNEIIYELYQQFEKRMNEILVAPPEDRQITMEDHWLFVHLLFEHIWEYRFIYRNLPDLLASVDKLATHFNRILDKKERVNKAICEGLIANGTMLASLEEVNSLSQNITMTMTYWLNYENVRNKGKHTEDLGKGVYQVMSLLTPYLEPTHRAFMQDLSKKYL; translated from the coding sequence ATGAAAACCAGAGACAGAATTCTTGTTACAAGCCTGGAACTGTTTAACGAATTTGGTGAGCCCAACGTCACCACTATCCATATTGCGGATGAAATGGACATTTCACCCGGCAACCTTTACTACCATTTCCGCAATAAGAACGAAATTATTTATGAGCTTTATCAACAGTTTGAAAAGCGCATGAATGAAATCCTTGTTGCTCCGCCTGAAGATCGCCAGATAACAATGGAAGATCATTGGCTGTTTGTTCACCTTCTATTTGAACACATCTGGGAATATCGTTTTATTTATCGCAACCTTCCTGACCTATTAGCCAGCGTAGATAAACTGGCAACTCACTTTAATCGAATCCTCGATAAGAAAGAGCGCGTCAATAAAGCTATCTGTGAGGGACTTATTGCCAACGGCACTATGCTCGCAAGCCTGGAAGAAGTGAATTCTCTATCACAGAACATCACCATGACGATGACTTACTGGCTAAATTACGAAAATGTGCGAAACAAAGGCAAGCACACAGAGGATTTAGGCAAAGGGGTTTATCAGGTCATGAGTTTACTGACACCTTACCTGGAACCTACTCATCGAGCCTTCATGCAAGATCTCAGCAAGAAGTACTTATAG
- a CDS encoding asparaginase domain-containing protein, protein MKIDIFCAGGTIDKIYFDAKSDYQVGEPKVGRILEAYKLNIDFEVHSVLRKDSLEMDDQDRQTLKQAISQCDNEYILVTHGTDTMPETAEVLKDLPNKTIVMFGAMEPAMYKTSDAEFNAGCAVGAVQSLPNGVYIAMSGRIFEAGKVKKNVAEGIFEIKD, encoded by the coding sequence ATGAAAATAGATATTTTCTGTGCGGGCGGCACAATCGATAAAATTTACTTTGATGCCAAAAGTGACTATCAAGTTGGTGAACCCAAAGTAGGTCGTATTCTGGAAGCCTACAAACTCAACATTGATTTTGAAGTTCATTCTGTTCTAAGAAAAGACAGCCTAGAGATGGACGACCAAGATCGCCAAACGCTAAAACAGGCGATCAGCCAATGCGATAATGAGTACATTCTGGTAACCCACGGAACGGATACCATGCCGGAAACAGCTGAAGTATTAAAAGACCTTCCGAATAAAACCATCGTTATGTTTGGCGCGATGGAGCCGGCTATGTACAAAACCAGTGATGCAGAATTCAACGCAGGTTGCGCAGTAGGTGCAGTCCAATCTCTACCTAACGGGGTTTACATTGCAATGAGTGGCCGCATCTTTGAAGCGGGTAAAGTTAAGAAGAATGTTGCCGAAGGCATCTTTGAAATAAAAGACTAG
- a CDS encoding valine--tRNA ligase yields MDKTYTPQNIESNWYKTWEEKNYFAPSGQGDSYCIMIPPPNVTGSLHMGHAFQQTIMDALTRYHRMTGHNTLWQPGTDHAGIATQMVVERLLAQDDVTRHDLGRDKFIEKVWEWKEQSGGTITSQQRRLGTSVDWSRERFTMDDGLSEAVKEVFVRLYEEDLIYRGKRLVNWDPKLHTAISDLEVENKDESGFLWHFRYPLADGAKTADGKDYIVVATTRPETMLGDTAVAVHPEDERYTQLVGQFVDLPLVGRRIPIVADEYVDKDFGTGCVKITPAHDFNDYEVGKRHQTALINVFNRDAQILKQAEAFNFEGQPIEGIDCTIPEGYAELDRYDARKKIVADFEALGLLEEIKDHSLVVPRGDRSGVVIEPWLTDQWYVSAKTLAEPAIKAVEDGDIEFVPKQWENTYFSWMRDIQDWCISRQLWWGHQIPAWYDNDGNVYVGRTEDEVRTKHNLAADLELRQDEDVLDTWFSSALWTFSTLGWPHDEEALKTFHSTDVLVTGFDIIFFWVARMIMMTLHFIKNEDGTPQVPFKKVYVTGLIRDEQGQKMSKSKGNVLDPIDLIDGIELDNLVEKRTSGMMQPQLKQKIEKATRKAFPEGFAESGTDALRFTLTSLASLGRDIKFDVKRLEGYRNFCNKIWNAARYVQMNTEDESGNALDCGQNGGDIELSVADRWIISRLQSVEADVQKYYEQYRFDLMSQTLYEFIWNEYCDWYLELSKPVFWNENSTEAQLRGTRRTLVRVLETTLRLIHPIMPFISEEIWQSIKGLAGVEGDSIMLQAFPVADESKIDQQAEQDIEWLKGVIVGVRNIRGEMNIAPSKALDLLFRNGSEDDKQRLTNNENFLKALAKLETITWLNEGDEAPMSATQLVGQMEVLVPMAGLIDKDAEIARLTKELEKLEKDIQRIAGKLNNENFVSKAPEAVVAKEKAKLDEMSTASSKLNEQMEAIKNM; encoded by the coding sequence ATGGATAAAACATACACACCACAGAATATTGAATCTAATTGGTACAAAACCTGGGAAGAAAAGAACTACTTTGCACCGTCCGGTCAAGGCGATTCTTACTGCATCATGATTCCGCCACCGAACGTCACAGGTAGCTTGCACATGGGACATGCGTTCCAGCAAACCATCATGGACGCTTTGACTCGTTATCACCGTATGACTGGTCATAACACACTATGGCAACCGGGTACCGACCACGCCGGTATTGCAACCCAGATGGTAGTTGAGCGTCTTTTAGCTCAGGACGACGTAACCCGTCATGACCTGGGTCGCGACAAGTTCATTGAAAAAGTCTGGGAATGGAAAGAACAATCTGGTGGCACCATTACCTCTCAACAACGTCGTTTAGGTACGTCCGTTGATTGGTCTCGTGAACGCTTCACTATGGACGACGGTCTTTCAGAAGCGGTTAAAGAAGTTTTCGTTCGCCTGTATGAAGAAGATTTGATCTATCGCGGCAAACGCTTGGTTAACTGGGACCCGAAACTTCACACTGCGATTTCTGATCTTGAAGTAGAAAACAAAGACGAATCCGGTTTCCTATGGCACTTCCGTTACCCGTTAGCCGATGGTGCTAAAACCGCTGACGGTAAAGATTACATTGTTGTGGCAACAACTCGTCCTGAAACCATGTTAGGTGATACCGCGGTTGCCGTTCACCCTGAAGACGAACGATATACGCAATTGGTTGGTCAGTTTGTAGACCTACCATTGGTTGGCCGTCGCATTCCTATCGTTGCTGATGAATATGTAGATAAAGACTTCGGAACCGGCTGCGTTAAGATCACCCCTGCTCACGATTTCAATGACTACGAAGTGGGCAAGCGTCATCAAACTGCACTGATTAACGTTTTCAATCGCGACGCTCAAATCCTTAAACAAGCGGAAGCGTTCAACTTTGAAGGTCAGCCAATCGAAGGCATCGATTGCACTATTCCTGAAGGCTATGCGGAATTAGATCGCTATGATGCTCGTAAGAAGATCGTCGCTGATTTTGAAGCCTTGGGTCTTCTTGAAGAAATCAAAGACCACAGTTTGGTTGTACCACGTGGTGACCGTTCTGGCGTTGTAATCGAGCCTTGGCTAACAGACCAGTGGTACGTTTCTGCAAAGACATTGGCAGAACCTGCCATCAAAGCCGTTGAAGACGGTGATATTGAATTTGTACCTAAGCAGTGGGAAAACACCTACTTCTCTTGGATGCGTGACATTCAGGACTGGTGTATCTCTCGTCAGCTTTGGTGGGGCCATCAGATCCCGGCATGGTATGACAACGACGGTAATGTCTATGTAGGTCGTACCGAAGACGAAGTTCGCACTAAGCATAATTTGGCAGCGGATCTTGAGCTTCGCCAGGACGAAGACGTTCTTGATACCTGGTTCTCTTCAGCGCTTTGGACCTTCTCAACTCTTGGTTGGCCACACGATGAAGAAGCACTGAAAACCTTCCACTCTACTGATGTATTGGTTACCGGCTTTGACATTATTTTCTTCTGGGTAGCCAGAATGATCATGATGACCCTGCACTTCATCAAGAACGAAGACGGCACACCGCAAGTTCCGTTCAAGAAGGTGTATGTAACTGGTCTGATTCGTGACGAGCAAGGCCAGAAGATGTCCAAGTCGAAAGGGAACGTGCTTGACCCTATCGATTTGATTGACGGTATTGAGCTGGACAATCTGGTTGAGAAGCGCACCTCTGGCATGATGCAGCCTCAGCTGAAGCAAAAAATTGAGAAAGCGACTCGTAAAGCCTTCCCAGAAGGATTTGCAGAAAGCGGCACCGATGCTCTTCGCTTTACCCTAACCTCCTTGGCGTCACTAGGCCGTGACATTAAGTTCGACGTTAAACGTCTTGAAGGTTACCGCAACTTCTGTAACAAAATCTGGAACGCCGCTCGTTACGTTCAAATGAACACCGAAGACGAAAGTGGTAATGCGTTGGACTGTGGCCAAAATGGTGGCGACATTGAATTAAGCGTTGCTGATCGTTGGATCATTTCCCGTCTGCAATCCGTTGAAGCCGACGTTCAAAAATACTACGAGCAATATCGTTTCGACTTGATGAGCCAAACATTGTATGAATTCATCTGGAATGAATACTGCGATTGGTATTTGGAACTGTCTAAGCCGGTATTCTGGAACGAAAACAGCACCGAAGCTCAGCTTCGTGGTACTCGTCGTACTTTGGTTCGCGTACTTGAAACTACGCTGCGTTTGATTCACCCAATCATGCCGTTCATCTCTGAAGAGATCTGGCAATCCATTAAAGGTTTGGCAGGTGTTGAAGGTGATTCCATCATGCTTCAAGCTTTCCCTGTTGCGGACGAAAGCAAGATTGACCAACAAGCCGAACAAGACATTGAATGGCTGAAAGGTGTGATCGTTGGTGTTCGTAACATCCGTGGTGAAATGAACATCGCGCCAAGCAAAGCACTGGATTTGTTGTTCCGCAATGGTTCAGAAGATGACAAGCAACGCTTGACCAACAATGAAAACTTCCTGAAAGCATTGGCTAAACTAGAAACCATTACCTGGCTTAATGAAGGTGATGAAGCACCAATGTCGGCTACTCAACTGGTTGGCCAAATGGAAGTATTGGTTCCTATGGCTGGCTTGATTGATAAAGATGCTGAGATTGCACGTCTAACGAAAGAGCTAGAGAAACTGGAAAAAGACATTCAGCGCATCGCTGGCAAGTTAAACAACGAAAACTTCGTTAGCAAAGCACCAGAAGCCGTTGTAGCCAAAGAAAAAGCGAAACTGGATGAAATGTCCACAGCCTCTTCTAAGCTGAACGAGCAAATGGAAGCCATTAAGAATATGTAA
- a CDS encoding DNA polymerase III subunit chi: MTRIDFYIIPQDQLDHIFSFTCRLAEKAFQHDHKVTIKVNSEDEAQMLDDLLWRFKPESFLPHVKQTDTEEAPIRIVWDDLGTDYEVLINLSDEVPLEFTRFQRVTQIASQHPEQRAKSREHYKFYKERGYPLHNHDLRKR, from the coding sequence ATGACCCGCATCGACTTCTACATCATTCCTCAAGATCAACTGGATCACATATTTAGCTTTACATGCCGATTGGCTGAGAAAGCCTTTCAACACGATCATAAAGTAACGATCAAAGTGAATTCGGAAGACGAAGCACAAATGCTCGATGATTTACTATGGCGCTTTAAACCTGAAAGTTTCTTACCACATGTGAAACAAACAGATACCGAAGAGGCCCCTATCCGAATCGTCTGGGACGATCTTGGAACGGATTATGAAGTCTTGATTAACCTCTCGGACGAAGTACCATTAGAATTTACTCGCTTTCAACGAGTCACACAGATTGCTTCCCAACATCCAGAACAACGGGCTAAAAGTCGGGAGCATTATAAGTTTTATAAAGAACGCGGTTACCCGCTACACAACCACGATCTCAGAAAGCGTTAA
- a CDS encoding leucyl aminopeptidase, translating into MNFVLDSGDILSSSSNCLVIGIQQEGELTGSAKQADEQTEGLISQVIASEDFKGKKGEKYTLFSPTGFSGKRLILIGLGKDELTEAGFIAAANAAAEAIKSTSTDSAALFIAEADVKNRDNNWKVEQTVLAIESSNYVFDELKSEKAPATKLESIRLHVDGANETSITQAKATAKGMALTKTLGNLPGNVCTPTYLADKALELANTSDKLSVTILDEKEMSELGMGSLLSVSRGSEEPAKLIVMEYKNAGDDQPNVLVGKGITFDTGGISLKPGAGMDEMKWDMCGAGSVFGAMQAIIDIEPKANIIGVVAAAENMPSGKATKPGDIVTTMSGTTVEILNTDAEGRLVLCDALTYVEKFNPKTVIDIATLTGACVVALGNHPSAVYSNDEALGEAIVSSGLSAWDRVWPMPLWDEYQEELDSNFADIANIGSRWGGSITAACFLSRFTKKYKWAHLDIAGTAWNSAGKQKGSTGRPVPLLVNYLLNNV; encoded by the coding sequence ATGAATTTTGTACTGGACAGCGGAGATATTCTATCCAGCTCATCAAACTGCCTAGTGATTGGTATTCAACAGGAAGGCGAACTAACGGGTTCAGCTAAACAAGCGGATGAACAAACAGAAGGCTTAATCAGCCAGGTCATCGCCTCAGAAGACTTCAAAGGTAAGAAAGGTGAAAAGTATACGTTGTTCAGCCCAACGGGCTTTTCCGGAAAACGTCTGATTCTAATTGGCCTTGGTAAAGACGAACTGACCGAAGCCGGCTTCATTGCTGCGGCCAATGCGGCCGCAGAAGCCATTAAATCAACATCTACAGATTCCGCTGCGCTATTTATTGCGGAAGCCGATGTTAAGAACCGGGACAACAACTGGAAAGTTGAACAAACAGTGTTGGCAATTGAGTCCTCAAATTATGTATTTGATGAACTGAAAAGCGAAAAAGCGCCTGCAACCAAGTTGGAATCTATCCGCCTTCACGTTGACGGAGCTAATGAAACGTCAATTACTCAAGCAAAAGCAACGGCAAAAGGTATGGCCCTGACCAAGACCTTGGGTAACCTGCCTGGTAACGTTTGTACACCGACCTACCTTGCAGACAAAGCGCTTGAGTTAGCAAACACATCAGACAAACTTTCTGTCACCATCCTTGATGAAAAAGAGATGTCTGAGTTGGGAATGGGGTCTTTGCTTTCTGTGAGCCGAGGCAGTGAAGAGCCAGCAAAATTGATCGTCATGGAATATAAAAACGCCGGCGATGATCAACCAAACGTATTGGTTGGCAAAGGGATTACCTTCGACACCGGTGGCATCAGCTTGAAGCCTGGCGCAGGTATGGACGAAATGAAATGGGACATGTGCGGCGCTGGTTCTGTGTTTGGAGCTATGCAGGCCATTATTGATATCGAACCCAAAGCCAACATCATCGGTGTGGTTGCAGCCGCTGAGAATATGCCTAGTGGTAAAGCAACGAAGCCGGGCGACATTGTTACAACCATGTCAGGTACAACCGTTGAAATTCTCAACACCGATGCAGAAGGTCGCCTGGTTCTGTGCGATGCCCTAACCTACGTTGAGAAATTCAATCCTAAAACCGTTATCGACATTGCTACCTTAACGGGTGCGTGTGTTGTGGCACTGGGTAACCACCCATCTGCCGTTTACTCAAACGACGAAGCGTTAGGTGAAGCCATTGTGAGTTCCGGCTTATCCGCCTGGGATCGCGTTTGGCCGATGCCGCTATGGGACGAGTATCAGGAAGAACTGGACTCCAACTTTGCAGATATAGCAAATATTGGCAGCCGTTGGGGCGGTAGTATCACTGCGGCGTGTTTCTTGTCACGCTTCACCAAGAAGTACAAGTGGGCACATTTGGATATCGCGGGTACTGCCTGGAACAGCGCAGGTAAGCAAAAAGGCAGCACCGGCCGCCCGGTACCACTTCTCGTAAATTATCTGTTAAACAACGTATAA
- the lptF gene encoding LPS export ABC transporter permease LptF: MIIFKYLARQVIVNMLAIISILLMIIVSARLVKYFRYIAEGTLAPEFLLLFIGYRIPGFLELIVPLAFFLSLLLAYGRMYLDSEMAVLSSCGMSRQHLLRYTLGVSVIAFTMVASMTLGLTAWGEREVQNIKDQQKSMHVLDFISERSFSVIKKAGVVVYAGDMTDDKSRMYDIFASRSVPGQEDMRDVIVAESGYQQTSANGERLLILEHGQRVMLIPGQLEADVVDFEELHVRLPRSVVVKRKDVEGMDVSELWQQDNPDARAYLHWRLALPFMLPILALLAVPLSEINPRDGQVKRFVPAIIIILGYAGLMIWARDNIEKDKLHPVVMWSVHLVFIALAVFLNRQIWKDKAIMAAQMTVQNKGASSGTSKGGAA; this comes from the coding sequence TTGATTATTTTCAAATATCTGGCACGCCAGGTTATCGTCAACATGCTAGCGATCATCAGTATCCTCTTGATGATCATCGTCAGTGCGCGGTTGGTGAAATATTTCCGATACATTGCTGAAGGAACTCTCGCGCCTGAATTTCTACTGCTGTTCATTGGGTATCGAATTCCCGGCTTTCTGGAACTTATTGTACCGCTGGCGTTTTTTCTGAGCTTGTTACTTGCATACGGACGAATGTATCTGGATTCCGAGATGGCTGTTCTGTCGTCTTGTGGGATGAGTCGCCAGCACCTGTTGAGATACACGCTGGGTGTCTCAGTGATTGCCTTTACTATGGTCGCCAGTATGACCTTGGGGCTGACAGCCTGGGGTGAACGTGAAGTTCAGAACATTAAGGACCAGCAGAAGTCCATGCACGTATTGGATTTCATTTCCGAGCGATCGTTCAGTGTGATTAAGAAGGCCGGTGTGGTGGTTTATGCCGGAGACATGACGGACGACAAATCAAGAATGTACGATATTTTTGCCAGCCGAAGTGTTCCGGGACAAGAAGATATGCGTGACGTGATTGTCGCTGAAAGTGGTTATCAGCAAACGTCTGCAAATGGTGAACGCTTGTTGATTCTCGAACACGGTCAGCGGGTGATGTTAATACCTGGGCAACTTGAAGCGGACGTAGTCGATTTCGAAGAGCTGCATGTTCGTTTACCAAGGTCGGTTGTGGTTAAACGTAAAGACGTTGAAGGCATGGATGTGTCCGAATTGTGGCAACAAGATAATCCTGATGCGAGAGCTTACCTTCACTGGCGTTTGGCACTGCCATTTATGTTACCCATTCTGGCCTTACTGGCTGTGCCGCTGAGTGAAATTAACCCAAGAGATGGTCAAGTTAAGCGCTTTGTACCGGCGATCATTATTATCCTTGGGTATGCCGGGTTAATGATTTGGGCTCGGGATAATATTGAAAAGGACAAATTACATCCCGTGGTGATGTGGTCTGTTCATCTGGTCTTTATTGCCTTAGCGGTCTTTTTAAATCGTCAAATCTGGAAAGATAAGGCAATTATGGCAGCTCAGATGACTGTTCAAAACAAAGGTGCCTCTTCGGGGACATCCAAGGGAGGAGCAGCCTGA
- the lptG gene encoding LPS export ABC transporter permease LptG, giving the protein MTIPGMNTVERYIAKVVFTSFAALALIILGLDLLFSFLTELDDTRNQYQIFDAFLFMLMTVPRRLYEYLPLLAMIGALIGIGRLANNSELVILRAAGMSTYRIVYAVMKAAFLLMLVGFLLGQLVVPASESYAQTSKAVKMANGDSQLIHKGKGFWHKESNEFVHFAVVEPSGRLHGVTRYQFDDQKRLTSMEYSKMAEYQDQQWHLYETTRTEFIDNKTQVIQLPEQSWNVSLQPALLSVIVLKPDYLAMTDLYSLSNYLEVQGLDAGAFKLSFWRKLYQPLAIGALVLIGISFVFGPLRSVAMGTRLFYGIITGLTFKYLQDFMGPAASVFGIEPWLAALMPIALCAVIGFVMIRRAG; this is encoded by the coding sequence ATGACTATCCCGGGAATGAACACCGTTGAACGCTACATTGCAAAGGTGGTGTTTACATCATTTGCTGCGCTGGCCCTGATTATTTTAGGGCTGGATTTGTTGTTCTCTTTCTTAACGGAATTGGATGACACTCGAAACCAATATCAAATATTTGATGCTTTTCTGTTTATGTTGATGACGGTGCCTCGTCGTCTTTACGAGTATCTGCCGTTGTTGGCAATGATCGGTGCGTTAATTGGTATTGGCCGATTGGCAAATAACAGTGAGTTGGTAATTCTTCGTGCGGCAGGGATGTCTACCTACCGTATTGTTTATGCCGTAATGAAAGCGGCGTTTCTCTTGATGCTGGTAGGTTTTTTACTTGGGCAATTGGTTGTGCCTGCATCTGAGTCGTATGCACAAACCAGCAAAGCGGTGAAAATGGCGAATGGCGATAGCCAACTTATCCACAAGGGGAAGGGCTTCTGGCATAAAGAAAGTAATGAGTTTGTTCACTTTGCGGTTGTCGAGCCTTCTGGCAGATTGCATGGTGTGACTCGTTATCAGTTCGATGATCAGAAACGCTTAACGTCTATGGAATATTCCAAGATGGCAGAGTATCAGGATCAACAGTGGCATCTATACGAAACCACCCGCACCGAGTTTATCGATAACAAAACGCAGGTGATTCAACTACCGGAACAATCCTGGAATGTGTCTCTGCAACCCGCCTTACTCTCAGTGATTGTGTTGAAGCCGGATTATCTGGCGATGACGGACTTGTATTCGTTGTCGAATTATCTTGAAGTGCAAGGGTTGGATGCCGGTGCCTTCAAGTTATCTTTTTGGCGAAAACTTTATCAGCCGTTGGCCATTGGTGCCTTGGTGTTGATTGGTATTTCGTTTGTCTTTGGGCCATTGCGCTCTGTGGCTATGGGAACCCGTTTGTTCTACGGGATTATCACCGGCCTAACCTTCAAGTACTTACAAGACTTCATGGGTCCAGCGGCTTCGGTGTTCGGTATTGAGCCTTGGTTAGCGGCTCTGATGCCCATTGCGTTGTGTGCTGTGATTGGGTTTGTGATGATACGTCGAGCTGGTTAA
- a CDS encoding RDD family protein: protein MQPNLSQPYPIQAIDPSAGIFRRLIAMVYDLLVVLGLMFFVGAIATAFNRMEAVQGPVFQSLIFLVIYGFFAKFWTNGGQTAGMKAWRLRAETPDGRPITLQQSLVRFLAAFVSAGCFGLGYLWLFFDKDKVTWHEKISGTRTVIIPKPEK from the coding sequence ATGCAACCAAATTTATCTCAACCGTATCCAATTCAAGCCATCGATCCCAGTGCCGGTATTTTCCGTCGCTTAATTGCTATGGTGTATGACCTGTTAGTTGTCTTGGGTTTGATGTTTTTTGTAGGCGCAATCGCCACAGCATTTAATCGAATGGAAGCGGTTCAAGGCCCGGTATTTCAGAGCTTAATATTTCTGGTGATCTATGGCTTCTTTGCCAAGTTCTGGACCAACGGAGGTCAAACGGCAGGGATGAAAGCATGGCGTTTAAGAGCGGAAACCCCGGATGGACGTCCGATCACCCTTCAACAATCCTTGGTGCGATTTTTAGCGGCATTTGTGTCTGCTGGTTGCTTTGGACTTGGTTATCTTTGGTTGTTCTTCGATAAAGACAAAGTTACCTGGCATGAGAAAATCTCAGGTACGCGAACTGTGATCATTCCTAAACCGGAAAAGTAA
- a CDS encoding GGDEF domain-containing protein: MTRQLKPYLPGLLLLCLAQYLVETQTALLTDWFEFLKWSGYGLLLITLGMSVHFNRPFYAHTTILLGIQYYLVQTYLQAPSTELDVQAQYVWLALWFPISLLIVSLMPSKPVMHVSQAVTVALYLALLAWPWLDISSYSDWYYGMLIEGGVKEQLLQLWPVPWSVSSMAIWGSYILALSAALGLAHWMKLPKVLPILVVAGFILNLRFHLPYESTLMVLAAVLSLLIYLMQQSWQLVYLDELTGLPGRRALNETMQGLGRKYTIAMMDVDHFKKFNDTYGHDIGDQVLRMVAARINEVTGGGKPFRYGGEEFSIVFSGKSVDQTLAHLEAVRTAIQNYQLTIRQSDRPEDHKEGKKQRKGKTSDGTEQVSVTISIGVAERTSDDKDPNVVLKNADKALYRAKESGRNCVCQ, encoded by the coding sequence GTGACCCGTCAGCTAAAACCATATCTACCAGGGCTTCTCTTATTATGTCTGGCTCAATATTTAGTGGAAACCCAGACAGCATTACTTACCGATTGGTTTGAGTTTCTAAAGTGGTCAGGTTACGGACTCTTACTAATTACCTTGGGCATGTCGGTTCACTTTAATCGTCCTTTTTACGCACACACTACGATTCTCCTCGGTATACAGTATTATCTGGTACAGACTTACCTGCAGGCACCGTCCACTGAGCTGGATGTTCAAGCGCAATACGTGTGGTTAGCCTTATGGTTCCCAATCAGTTTGTTAATCGTATCGCTGATGCCTTCTAAGCCAGTCATGCATGTCAGTCAGGCGGTCACTGTAGCCTTATATCTTGCGTTGTTGGCCTGGCCTTGGTTAGACATTTCTTCCTATTCCGATTGGTATTATGGAATGCTCATTGAAGGAGGTGTGAAAGAGCAGCTCTTACAATTGTGGCCAGTCCCTTGGTCAGTGTCTTCGATGGCCATTTGGGGGAGTTACATTTTGGCTTTGAGTGCCGCACTAGGATTGGCGCATTGGATGAAGTTACCCAAGGTGTTACCAATTTTGGTAGTGGCTGGCTTCATTTTAAATCTTCGATTCCACTTGCCTTATGAATCCACCTTGATGGTGTTAGCGGCCGTTTTGTCGTTGTTGATCTATTTAATGCAACAGTCCTGGCAGTTGGTATATCTGGATGAATTAACCGGTTTACCTGGGCGTCGCGCCTTGAATGAAACCATGCAAGGGTTAGGACGAAAGTACACCATTGCGATGATGGATGTGGATCACTTCAAGAAATTCAATGATACCTATGGGCATGATATTGGAGATCAGGTATTGCGAATGGTGGCTGCACGAATTAATGAAGTGACCGGTGGTGGTAAGCCGTTTCGATACGGTGGCGAGGAGTTTTCTATTGTCTTTTCTGGCAAGTCTGTGGATCAAACCCTGGCGCATCTTGAGGCGGTGAGAACGGCCATTCAGAATTATCAATTGACGATTCGCCAGTCGGATCGACCTGAAGACCATAAAGAAGGCAAAAAGCAGCGTAAAGGCAAAACCTCCGATGGCACGGAACAGGTCTCGGTGACCATCAGTATAGGTGTGGCAGAACGAACCTCGGACGACAAAGACCCTAATGTTGTGCTCAAGAATGCCGATAAGGCCCTGTACAGGGCGAAAGAATCAGGACGAAACTGTGTGTGCCAATAA